The following nucleotide sequence is from Gordonia jinghuaiqii.
GGGGCCCGACGACATCGTCGCCGCGTTCGGCGACCTACGTGACGCCATCGACCAATGCCCCAGGGGCTGTACACATCTCGGACCGCCGGCAGACCCGGAGTGCCGACTCGACCAGCTCGAGGGTCACTCCTACCGACGGGCGATGGCGGTGCGAGGCCTACTGGTCGCGGTCAGCGGCGAGAGCGATCCCACCGAAGGGCAACAACCGCACGAGCAGCAGATACACGAATAGTGTTCTCCTACCCGTGAAATTGCCGTTCCCCGGGTAGGTCAGCGCGGTAGGTCAGCGGCGTCGACGACGCGAACGCAGCTCCCGGATCGCGGACTTGAGACCGGTGGCACGCGGCTTCATCCCGGCGAATCGCTTCTCCGAAGCCGTCTCCGGTGCGTCGTCGGGCGTCGCACGCAGGAACGAATCGGGCAGTGCCAGCTTGTTGATGGTGCGCAGCGTCTGCAAGTACTGCACCACGATCGAACCCGTCGTGTAGGGCAGGTCGTACTTGTCGCACAGCGCCCGGACGCGAACGGCGATCTCGGCGTACCGGTTGCTCGGCAGATCCGGGTACAGATGGTGTTCGATCTGGTAGCAGAGGTTGCCGCTGAAGAACGCCATCGCGGGTCCGGCGTTGAAATTGGCGGTGCCGAGCATCTGCCGCAGGTACCACTGCCCCTGCGTCTCGTTGTCGAGGGTGTCGGCGGTGAACTTCTCCGCACCGTCGGGGAAGTGACCGCAGAAGATCACCACATAGGCCCACACGTTGCGGATCAGGTTCGCGGTGAGATTGGCGGTCAGCGTGTGCTTGAAGTTCGGCCCGGACAGCGCCGGGAACAGCACGTAGTCCTTGGCGAGCTGCTTGCCGACCTTGCGCGCGAACACCTTGAGTTGGGGTACCGCGATCTCTCTGGGCTTCTTCCCCGTGATCGCGTCCTTGAGATCGAGGTCGTGCAGGCCGATCCCCCACTCGAAGAGTGCGGCGAGCACCACATTGGTGAACGGCTGGAAGAGCATCTTGGGCTGCCACGGTTCATCGCGGGTCACCCGCAGCGTCTGGTAGCCCACGTCGTGATCCATGTCCAGCACGTTGGTGTACTTGTGATGGATGTAGTTGTGGGAGTGCTTCCAGTGCGGCGAGGCGCACACCATGTCCCATTCCCAGGTGGTGCTGTGGATCTCGGGATCGTTCATCCAGTCCCACTGCCCGTGCATCACGTTGTGCCCGAGCTCCATGTTCTCGATGATCTTCGAGAGTGCGAGCGCACCGGTACCGAGCACCCACAACGGCTTCGACCGGCTGCCGAGCAGCGCCGCCCGGCCCGCGACCTCCAGGACGCGATGCGCCATGATCGTGCGCCGGATGTATCTGACGTCCCGCATCCCGCGGTCGGCCTCGATCTCCCGGCGAAGTGAGTCGAGTTCTGCGCCGAGCGCCTCGACGTCGGCCTCGGTCAGGTGTGCGTACTCATTGATGTCAGTGATTGCCATTGCTCACCATTATGCCCTTGCCCTCGGCCGGCGTCCGGCCTCGTCCGTTACCGACTCCCTGACCTGCGCGATCAGGCGGCCTCGTCGTCGCGCTGAGTGCGCAGAGCGGTGACCTCGGCCCGGTCGCGACGGTTCGACCGGCGCCGCGTGCGCAGGCCGGCGATCGCCGAGCGCAGGCCGCGTCGTGCGCCCGTCGCCTCGTCGATCGTGGCCTGCAGGCGGGTACCCTCCGGCAGCCCCTGCTTGAAACGACGCTCCGATGCGGTCTCGGGGGCGTCGTCTGCGCTCGCCTTCAGATACTTGTCCGGCAGCGAGAGCTTGGCGATGGTGCGCCAGGTCTTGGCGTACTGCACCGGGAACGCTCCCGAGGTGTAGGGCAGGTCGTACTTCTCACAGAGAGCGCGCACCCGCACGGCGATCTCGGCGTACCGATTACTCGGGAGATCCGGGAAGATGTGGTGCTCGATCTGGTACGACAGGTTGCCGCTCAGGAAGGCCAGCACCGGACCCGAATCGAAGTTGGCGCTGCCGAGCATCTGGCGCAGGTACCACTCCGGCCGGGTCTCGTTGTCGACGTCCTGCCTGGTGAACTTCTCCGCACCGTCGGGGAAGTGACCGCAGAAGATGACCGCGTTGCTCCACACATTGCGGATGACGTTGGCCAACGCGGTCGCGGTGAACGCCTTGGCGTACGCACGGCCGTAACCGACCTTGTGCCCGGTGGCCGCACTGATCAGCGCCGGGTATGCGACGTAGTCCTTGGCGACCTGCTTGCCGATCTTGGACATCACGTCCGCGCAGTT
It contains:
- a CDS encoding fatty acid desaturase family protein, whose amino-acid sequence is MAITDIPEYAHLSETDVAALGAELDAIRADIEADRGERDARYLRNTIRFQRGLEVTGRALLFGSTKRSAWWAGACALGVAKIVENMELGHNVMHGQWDWMNDPEVHSTTWEWDNTDPSAHWKHTHNYIHHKYTNVLGMDDDVGYGLLRVTRDQRWRPFNYGNLVYNTILALAFQYGVAVQHLELGKKRTTPQEQEEFRRNCADVMSKIGKQVAKDYVAYPALISAATGHKVGYGRAYAKAFTATALANVIRNVWSNAVIFCGHFPDGAEKFTRQDVDNETRPEWYLRQMLGSANFDSGPVLAFLSGNLSYQIEHHIFPDLPSNRYAEIAVRVRALCEKYDLPYTSGAFPVQYAKTWRTIAKLSLPDKYLKASADDAPETASERRFKQGLPEGTRLQATIDEATGARRGLRSAIAGLRTRRRSNRRDRAEVTALRTQRDDEAA
- a CDS encoding fatty acid desaturase family protein — encoded protein: MAITDINEYAHLTEADVEALGAELDSLRREIEADRGMRDVRYIRRTIMAHRVLEVAGRAALLGSRSKPLWVLGTGALALSKIIENMELGHNVMHGQWDWMNDPEIHSTTWEWDMVCASPHWKHSHNYIHHKYTNVLDMDHDVGYQTLRVTRDEPWQPKMLFQPFTNVVLAALFEWGIGLHDLDLKDAITGKKPREIAVPQLKVFARKVGKQLAKDYVLFPALSGPNFKHTLTANLTANLIRNVWAYVVIFCGHFPDGAEKFTADTLDNETQGQWYLRQMLGTANFNAGPAMAFFSGNLCYQIEHHLYPDLPSNRYAEIAVRVRALCDKYDLPYTTGSIVVQYLQTLRTINKLALPDSFLRATPDDAPETASEKRFAGMKPRATGLKSAIRELRSRRRRR